The proteins below are encoded in one region of Pseudoduganella armeniaca:
- a CDS encoding AI-2E family transporter codes for MDRPPHLGTPADTPFEPSPDATEAAGKLHWPLHVHARGLALGIIATVAFLYALQWAKNFLVPLLLGIFIAYTLNPVVSWLERLRIKRALGATLVTAAILCGSAFTMDKVHGEFENIVDELPTITHKLSRLLATTTGGSTSTLSRIQAVATELEQATAGSQARRAAKRQQPATVESNTGGIRVMDWVWVSARGLAGFLSQATMVIFLVFFLLLSGDTFKRKLVKLTGPSLSKKKITVHILEDINTSIQAYMFMLLVTNVLLALLMWIVLRAIGLENAGAWAVVAGLLHIMPYFGPLLITSATGLVAFLQFESLQMVLLVTGASLGIATLVGTFVTTWMTGRIARMNAAAVFVSLLFWGWLWGVWGLLLGVPVIVVVKVVAERVEGMEVVAELLGE; via the coding sequence ATGGATCGCCCGCCCCATCTCGGAACGCCCGCCGACACACCGTTTGAACCGTCGCCGGACGCCACGGAAGCCGCGGGCAAGCTGCATTGGCCGCTGCACGTGCATGCGCGCGGCCTGGCCCTGGGCATCATCGCCACGGTGGCCTTCCTGTACGCCCTGCAATGGGCCAAGAATTTCCTGGTTCCCCTGCTGCTGGGGATCTTCATCGCCTACACCCTGAACCCGGTCGTCTCGTGGCTGGAGCGGCTGCGCATCAAGCGCGCGCTGGGCGCCACGCTCGTCACGGCCGCCATCCTGTGCGGCTCGGCCTTTACGATGGACAAGGTGCACGGCGAATTCGAAAACATCGTCGACGAGCTGCCGACGATCACCCATAAGCTGTCGCGCCTGCTTGCCACGACCACTGGTGGCAGCACCAGCACGCTGTCGCGCATCCAGGCCGTGGCGACCGAGCTGGAGCAGGCCACGGCCGGCAGCCAGGCGCGCCGCGCCGCCAAGCGCCAGCAACCGGCCACGGTGGAATCGAATACCGGCGGTATCCGCGTGATGGACTGGGTGTGGGTCAGCGCGCGCGGGCTGGCCGGTTTCCTCAGCCAGGCCACGATGGTGATCTTCCTCGTGTTTTTCCTGCTGCTGTCCGGCGACACGTTCAAGCGCAAGCTCGTCAAGCTGACGGGACCCTCGCTGTCGAAAAAGAAAATCACCGTCCATATCCTGGAGGACATCAATACGTCGATCCAGGCCTATATGTTCATGCTGCTCGTCACCAATGTGTTGCTGGCGCTGCTGATGTGGATCGTGCTGCGCGCGATCGGCCTGGAGAATGCGGGCGCCTGGGCCGTGGTGGCGGGGCTACTGCACATCATGCCTTACTTCGGCCCGCTCCTGATCACCAGCGCGACGGGCCTGGTTGCCTTCCTGCAGTTCGAGTCGCTGCAGATGGTGCTGCTCGTCACCGGCGCCTCGCTCGGCATCGCCACCTTGGTCGGCACGTTCGTCACCACGTGGATGACGGGCCGCATCGCCCGCATGAATGCCGCCGCCGTGTTCGTCAGCCTGCTGTTCTGGGGCTGGTTGTGGGGTGTCTGGGGCCTGCTACTGGGCGTGCCCGTGATCGTGGTGGTGAAGGTGGTGGCCGAGCGGGTGGAGGGGATGGAGGTCGTGGCGGAGCTGTTGGGCGAGTGA
- a CDS encoding DUF3309 domain-containing protein translates to MGTILLIILVLVLIGALPTWPHSRNWGYAPSGIAGLIVVILLIMLLTGRL, encoded by the coding sequence ATGGGCACCATTCTTCTGATCATTCTGGTACTGGTCCTGATCGGCGCACTGCCGACCTGGCCCCACAGCCGCAACTGGGGCTATGCGCCCAGCGGTATCGCAGGCCTGATTGTCGTGATCCTGCTGATCATGTTATTGACAGGCAGGTTGTAA
- a CDS encoding OmpA family protein encodes MNKTKNIAIAAALLCASFAAQAQEADINPNWYFQPSVLGLKPDSDWATDKTGYGAGLKFGKAVAPNWDIQMGYTYGRSRENGSRYEQQTLGVDALYMFSRKTFRPFVLFGIGAERDKENRRGSLAEPHRTSPYVNAGLGFQSVINDRVSFQADVRSVYGFIGSDEFRHDRSNNVVANVGFNFAFGPSPTAAAPAPAPVAAPTPVAEQPAPVAPPPPPPARFEKVTMSATELFEFNKAKLRGEQPKLDDIARVLNENTSLTGITITGHADRIGSKQYNQKLSEQRAAAVKQYLVGKGVAADRLETQGKGEDEPVVQCNDKKRADLIKCLEPNRRVEVEQITIERRVQ; translated from the coding sequence GTGAACAAAACCAAAAATATCGCTATCGCCGCAGCGCTGCTGTGCGCTTCCTTCGCCGCCCAGGCCCAGGAAGCCGACATCAATCCGAACTGGTACTTCCAGCCCAGCGTCCTGGGCCTGAAGCCTGATTCGGACTGGGCTACCGACAAGACCGGCTATGGCGCCGGCCTGAAGTTCGGCAAGGCCGTGGCCCCGAACTGGGACATCCAGATGGGTTACACCTATGGCCGTTCGCGTGAAAACGGCTCGCGCTACGAACAGCAGACGCTGGGCGTGGACGCGCTGTACATGTTCTCGCGCAAAACGTTCCGTCCATTCGTGCTGTTCGGTATCGGTGCCGAGCGCGACAAGGAAAACCGCCGCGGCAGCCTGGCTGAACCGCACCGCACGTCGCCGTACGTGAACGCCGGCCTGGGCTTCCAGTCCGTCATCAACGACCGCGTCTCGTTCCAGGCGGACGTGCGCAGCGTCTACGGCTTCATCGGCTCGGACGAATTCCGTCACGACCGTTCCAACAACGTCGTTGCCAACGTCGGCTTCAACTTCGCCTTCGGCCCGTCGCCGACGGCTGCCGCGCCAGCACCGGCTCCAGTGGCCGCACCGACCCCGGTCGCCGAGCAGCCAGCGCCGGTCGCTCCGCCGCCACCACCGCCAGCACGTTTCGAGAAAGTGACGATGTCGGCCACCGAACTGTTCGAGTTCAACAAGGCGAAGCTGCGCGGCGAACAGCCGAAGCTCGATGACATCGCCCGCGTGCTGAACGAGAACACGAGCCTGACCGGCATCACGATCACCGGCCACGCCGACCGCATCGGTTCGAAGCAGTACAACCAGAAGCTGTCCGAACAGCGCGCCGCGGCCGTCAAGCAATACCTGGTCGGCAAGGGCGTCGCCGCCGATCGCCTGGAAACCCAGGGCAAGGGTGAGGACGAGCCTGTCGTTCAGTGCAACGACAAGAAACGTGCCGACCTGATCAAGTGCCTGGAGCCGAACCGTCGCGTCGAAGTCGAGCAGATCACCATCGAACGCCGCGTGCAGTAA
- a CDS encoding YihY/virulence factor BrkB family protein produces the protein MEWFDHRGSSKGAALAFYTLFSLAPILVLVIAIAGFFYGKEAAQGELFNQLRGMVGAQGAEAIQLILAGAHNEDEGRIATIIAGALLLFGATSVFAELKTSLDDIWQLPPITDNTVWDTIRTRLLSFGMVLALGFLLLTSLVVSAALEIFQRFWNSYWPHATFIITLVNHAISFLVIATMFGVIYKMLPRIRLGWTDVVIGAVGTALLFMVGKFGIGAYIGNSGVTSSFGAAGSTIALLLWVYYSAQIFFLGAEFARQYALRLGSLKHHPRDEQGRLIVKSKKG, from the coding sequence ATGGAATGGTTCGACCACCGCGGCAGCAGCAAGGGCGCCGCCCTCGCCTTCTACACGCTGTTTTCGCTGGCGCCGATTCTTGTGCTCGTGATTGCCATTGCCGGCTTTTTCTACGGCAAGGAGGCGGCGCAGGGCGAGCTGTTCAACCAATTGCGCGGCATGGTGGGCGCGCAAGGCGCCGAGGCGATCCAGCTGATCCTGGCTGGCGCGCACAACGAGGACGAAGGCCGGATTGCCACGATCATTGCCGGCGCCCTGCTGCTGTTCGGCGCAACCAGCGTGTTTGCCGAGCTGAAAACCAGCCTGGACGACATCTGGCAACTGCCGCCCATCACCGACAACACGGTATGGGACACGATCCGCACCCGCCTGCTGTCGTTCGGCATGGTGCTGGCGCTCGGCTTCCTGCTGCTGACGTCGCTCGTCGTCAGCGCCGCGCTGGAAATCTTCCAGCGTTTCTGGAACAGCTACTGGCCGCATGCCACCTTCATCATCACGCTGGTCAACCATGCGATCAGCTTCCTCGTCATCGCGACCATGTTCGGCGTCATCTACAAGATGCTGCCGCGTATCCGGCTGGGCTGGACGGACGTGGTCATCGGCGCCGTCGGCACGGCGCTGCTGTTCATGGTAGGGAAATTCGGCATCGGCGCGTATATCGGCAACAGCGGCGTCACCAGCAGCTTCGGTGCGGCGGGCTCGACGATTGCCCTGCTGCTGTGGGTGTATTACTCGGCGCAGATCTTCTTCCTGGGCGCGGAGTTCGCCCGCCAGTATGCGCTGCGGCTGGGGAGCCTCAAGCATCATCCGCGCGATGAGCAGGGGCGGCTGATTGTCAAGAGCAAGAAGGGGTGA
- a CDS encoding glycine zipper 2TM domain-containing protein — protein sequence MKTTQALSAVMVAVAALTAGCASTSNPTGTNYSTQADASTYGTIESIQVVRVDPATSGAGAVAGGLVGALVGNQIGSGSGRTAATAAGAIGGALVGNQVESNRNAPHDVYQISVRLDNGDYRTVNQDSAYDLRAGSRVRVVDGRVYRY from the coding sequence ATGAAAACCACGCAAGCACTTTCCGCTGTGATGGTCGCGGTCGCCGCACTGACGGCCGGCTGCGCCAGCACCAGCAATCCGACCGGCACCAACTACTCCACCCAGGCCGATGCGTCCACCTACGGCACGATCGAATCGATCCAGGTGGTGCGCGTCGATCCTGCCACCAGCGGCGCGGGCGCCGTTGCCGGCGGCCTGGTCGGGGCGCTGGTGGGCAACCAGATCGGTTCGGGCAGCGGTCGAACGGCCGCCACGGCTGCCGGTGCCATTGGCGGCGCGCTGGTGGGCAACCAGGTCGAATCGAACCGCAACGCGCCGCACGATGTCTACCAGATCAGCGTGCGCCTGGATAACGGCGATTACCGTACCGTGAACCAGGACAGCGCGTACGACCTGCGCGCTGGCAGCCGCGTACGCGTGGTCGACGGCCGCGTATACCGCTACTGA
- a CDS encoding BON domain-containing protein — protein MKIAQKIVTAVFTAATVFSVVGCAGTATKEGTGEYVDDAVLTTKVKASIFNEPTLKTTEINVETFKGTVQLSGFVAQPGDITKAGEIARGVKGVKSVKNDIRVK, from the coding sequence ATGAAAATCGCTCAGAAAATCGTTACCGCAGTCTTCACCGCTGCCACCGTGTTCTCCGTCGTCGGCTGCGCCGGCACTGCGACCAAGGAAGGCACCGGCGAGTACGTCGACGACGCCGTCCTGACCACCAAGGTCAAGGCCTCGATCTTCAACGAGCCAACCCTGAAAACGACCGAAATCAATGTCGAGACGTTCAAGGGCACCGTGCAGCTGTCCGGCTTCGTGGCACAGCCTGGCGACATCACCAAGGCCGGCGAGATCGCCCGTGGCGTGAAGGGCGTGAAGTCGGTCAAGAACGACATCCGCGTCAAGTAA